The proteins below are encoded in one region of Streptomyces marianii:
- the mug gene encoding G/U mismatch-specific DNA glycosylase has protein sequence MPRITAAELEAARDRLVPDVIADGLSVLFCGINPGLMTAATGHHFARPGNRFWPVLHASGFTARQLKPAEQDELLAHGLGITNVAARATARANELSDEEFREGGRILREKVEHYRPHWLAVAGVTAYRTAFGDRRARIGAQDRVIGDTRIWALPNPSGLNAHWTLQTMAAEYARLRTAAASPGS, from the coding sequence ATGCCCCGGATCACCGCCGCCGAGCTGGAGGCCGCCCGCGATCGTCTCGTCCCCGATGTGATCGCGGACGGTCTGTCCGTCCTTTTCTGCGGCATCAATCCGGGACTGATGACGGCAGCGACCGGTCACCACTTCGCCCGGCCCGGAAACCGCTTCTGGCCCGTGCTCCACGCATCGGGCTTCACCGCACGGCAGCTGAAGCCGGCCGAGCAGGACGAACTCCTGGCCCACGGCCTGGGCATCACCAATGTCGCGGCCCGGGCCACCGCGCGGGCGAACGAACTCTCCGACGAAGAGTTCCGCGAGGGCGGCCGGATCCTCAGGGAGAAGGTGGAGCACTATCGTCCCCACTGGCTGGCCGTCGCGGGGGTAACGGCCTACCGCACGGCCTTCGGTGACCGCAGGGCACGCATCGGCGCACAGGACCGCGTGATCGGCGACACCCGGATCTGGGCCCTGCCGAATCCCAGCGGGCTCAACGCCCACTGGACGCTGCAGACCATGGCGGCGGAGTACGCGCGGCTGAGAACGGCCGCGGCATCACCCGGCTCCTGA
- a CDS encoding alpha/beta fold hydrolase, giving the protein MVSKVSFTVDAPGGPHTLSVSYERLGAGEPLLLLHGIGHHWQAWEPVLPLLAAERDVIAVDLPGFGTSPALPHGMSYQLSTVVPVLGALCESLGIERPHVAGNSLGGLLALELGREKLVRSVTALSPAGFWTEGERRYAFGTLLAMRRGARLVPEPVLGRLSRTVAGRAALTSTIYARPGRRSPQAVVAETLALRDAAGFRETLDAGRRVRFTSDVPDVPVTVAWGARDRLLLHRQGIRAKQAIPGARLVRLPGCGHVPMNDDPALVARVILDGSR; this is encoded by the coding sequence ATGGTCTCGAAGGTCTCTTTCACGGTCGACGCCCCCGGCGGGCCCCACACGCTGTCGGTGTCGTACGAACGTCTCGGCGCGGGTGAACCGCTGCTGCTCCTGCACGGCATCGGTCACCACTGGCAGGCATGGGAGCCGGTCCTGCCGCTGCTCGCAGCGGAACGCGACGTGATCGCGGTCGACCTCCCCGGCTTCGGCACGTCCCCCGCCCTGCCGCACGGCATGTCGTACCAGCTCTCCACGGTCGTCCCCGTGCTCGGCGCCCTCTGCGAGTCGCTCGGCATCGAGCGGCCCCACGTCGCGGGCAATTCGCTCGGCGGGCTCCTCGCGCTGGAACTCGGCCGGGAGAAGCTCGTACGGTCGGTCACCGCCCTCTCGCCCGCCGGATTCTGGACGGAGGGCGAGCGCCGCTACGCCTTCGGCACGCTGCTCGCCATGCGCCGAGGCGCCCGGCTGGTGCCCGAGCCGGTACTGGGCCGGCTGTCCCGCACCGTCGCCGGACGGGCTGCGCTCACCAGCACCATCTACGCCCGCCCCGGACGCCGTTCACCGCAGGCGGTCGTGGCCGAGACCCTGGCCCTGCGCGACGCCGCCGGATTCCGTGAGACGCTCGACGCCGGACGCCGGGTACGGTTCACCTCCGACGTGCCCGATGTCCCGGTCACGGTCGCCTGGGGTGCCCGGGACCGGCTGCTGCTGCACCGCCAGGGCATCAGGGCCAAGCAGGCCATCCCCGGTGCACGGCTCGTCCGCCTGCCCGGCTGCGGTCATGTACCGATGAACGACGATCCCGCCCTCGTCGCACGCGTCATCCTCGACGGCAGCCGCTGA
- a CDS encoding SDR family NAD(P)-dependent oxidoreductase codes for MALVTGGGTGIGRATALDLAAAGAGVVICGRRAGPLEETRQAVAELGGSCLAVPADIRQEEQVTEVVSRALETYGRIDVLVNNAGGQFSAPAEEISPKGWRAVHRLSVDAAWAVTREVARRAMIPQRSGVVFFIAFSPRRGIPGFAHAAAARAAVENLAAGLSQEWSRYGIRSVCVAPGTIATEGLAENYPEADLRSWERSVPLGRFGRPEDISGVIAFLASSAASYVTGTTVVVDGGADAWGAGHPAPMRVEPPRSCEDANEAP; via the coding sequence GTGGCTCTGGTGACCGGTGGCGGCACCGGTATCGGCCGGGCCACCGCGCTGGACCTCGCGGCTGCCGGAGCGGGTGTCGTCATCTGCGGCCGCCGCGCCGGTCCCCTGGAGGAGACCCGGCAGGCCGTGGCCGAACTCGGCGGTTCCTGCCTGGCGGTACCTGCGGACATCCGGCAGGAGGAGCAGGTCACCGAAGTGGTCAGCCGGGCCTTGGAGACGTACGGGCGCATCGACGTGCTGGTCAACAACGCGGGGGGACAGTTCTCCGCCCCCGCGGAGGAGATCAGCCCCAAGGGCTGGAGGGCCGTGCACCGGCTCTCCGTGGACGCCGCCTGGGCGGTCACCCGGGAAGTGGCCCGACGGGCGATGATCCCCCAGCGTTCCGGGGTGGTCTTCTTCATCGCCTTCTCGCCGCGCCGGGGCATTCCCGGCTTCGCCCACGCCGCGGCGGCGCGGGCGGCGGTGGAGAATCTCGCCGCCGGCCTCAGCCAGGAGTGGAGTCGCTACGGGATCCGCTCCGTTTGCGTAGCGCCCGGCACCATCGCCACCGAAGGTCTCGCCGAGAACTACCCCGAGGCCGACCTGCGGAGCTGGGAACGATCGGTGCCGCTGGGACGGTTCGGCCGCCCGGAGGACATCTCCGGCGTCATCGCCTTCCTCGCCTCTTCCGCGGCCTCGTACGTCACGGGTACCACCGTCGTCGTCGACGGCGGTGCAGACGCCTGGGGTGCCGGGCACCCGGCCCCCATGCGCGTGGAGCCTCCACGCTCATGTGAGGACGCGAACGAGGCGCCCTGA
- a CDS encoding ATP-binding cassette domain-containing protein, with amino-acid sequence METIDVQQLTKHYAGVRAVDRLTFTVCPGRVTGFLGPNGAGKSTTMRLVLGLARPTSGSATIGGRAYGSFHAPLRHVGALLDTHAIQGSRTARNHLRSLTVANGIPDRRVEEVLDETGLTEAAHRRVGEFSLGMRQRLGVAAALLGDPGVVMLDEPSNGLDPEGVVWIRGLLRRLAAEGRTVLVSSHLMSETAEFADHLVVLGRGRLLADTSIRTFLAGSGPPRARFRAPQPARLVAALTRRGHSVELGEDGRVSVGGLRAEDVGTIAAREGIPVLELTDERMSLEQAYLRLTADDAQFVSRAPSTRQEV; translated from the coding sequence ATGGAAACGATCGACGTTCAGCAACTCACCAAGCACTACGCCGGCGTCCGCGCCGTGGACCGGCTCACGTTCACGGTGTGCCCCGGACGAGTCACGGGATTCCTCGGCCCGAACGGCGCCGGCAAATCCACGACCATGCGTCTCGTCCTCGGACTCGCCCGTCCGACTTCGGGCAGTGCCACCATCGGCGGCCGTGCCTACGGCTCGTTCCACGCACCCCTGCGTCATGTCGGCGCCCTGCTCGATACGCACGCCATACAAGGCTCGCGGACGGCCCGGAACCATCTCCGATCCCTCACCGTCGCCAACGGCATTCCCGATCGACGTGTGGAGGAGGTGCTGGACGAGACGGGACTCACCGAGGCCGCGCACCGCCGGGTCGGGGAGTTCTCGCTTGGCATGCGGCAGCGACTCGGAGTCGCCGCAGCACTGCTCGGCGATCCGGGGGTGGTCATGCTGGACGAGCCGTCCAACGGACTCGACCCGGAAGGCGTCGTCTGGATCCGTGGCCTGCTCCGGCGGCTGGCCGCGGAAGGGAGAACGGTTCTTGTCTCCAGCCATCTGATGAGCGAGACCGCCGAGTTCGCCGACCATCTCGTCGTGCTCGGCCGCGGGCGGCTTCTGGCCGACACGTCGATACGGACGTTCCTCGCCGGGAGCGGTCCGCCGCGGGCACGGTTCCGCGCGCCCCAGCCGGCGAGACTGGTCGCCGCCCTGACCCGACGCGGACACTCCGTCGAGTTGGGCGAGGACGGACGCGTCAGCGTCGGAGGGCTGAGGGCGGAGGACGTGGGCACCATCGCAGCGCGCGAAGGGATACCCGTCCTCGAACTGACGGATGAGCGGATGTCGCTGGAGCAGGCCTATCTCCGCCTCACCGCCGACGACGCGCAATTCGTCAGCCGTGCTCCGTCGACCCGTCAGGAGGTATGA
- a CDS encoding GntR family transcriptional regulator — protein MGTTQLEPVPEPKYWHLKTVIGEALDSDFAVGEILPNERELAARFGVARATLRQALEQLELEGRLQRRRGVGTTVAPPRVGVDVSTSPNDWPGAAGDTWQAVGCSPAVPPAAVARVLDTEGDEPVHIVRRLLVSHGQPVATELVYVPGTSVPDLSGIDAPSGATRARGVLRELQRLPLEGQDRAVELGSARADDARELDRLPGAPVLVVTTRYFSEGRTAIASVATYRADTCRLTFGDSGDLEIRHDGRRRAS, from the coding sequence GTGGGGACCACGCAGTTGGAACCGGTGCCGGAACCGAAATACTGGCACCTGAAGACCGTGATCGGCGAGGCACTCGACTCCGACTTCGCGGTCGGGGAGATCCTGCCCAACGAACGTGAACTCGCGGCCCGATTCGGCGTTGCTCGGGCCACCCTCCGTCAGGCTCTCGAGCAGTTGGAGCTGGAAGGCAGGCTGCAGCGCCGCCGCGGCGTCGGTACCACCGTCGCCCCGCCCCGTGTGGGGGTGGACGTCTCCACCTCACCGAACGACTGGCCCGGCGCTGCCGGGGATACCTGGCAGGCCGTCGGCTGCAGCCCGGCCGTGCCGCCCGCCGCCGTCGCGCGGGTTCTCGACACGGAGGGCGACGAGCCCGTGCACATCGTGCGCAGGCTCCTCGTCTCGCACGGTCAGCCCGTGGCCACCGAACTCGTCTATGTCCCGGGCACCTCCGTGCCCGATCTCTCCGGGATCGACGCCCCCTCGGGTGCGACCCGCGCCCGAGGGGTTCTGCGCGAGCTGCAGCGTCTGCCCCTCGAGGGCCAGGACCGCGCCGTCGAGCTCGGCTCGGCACGCGCCGACGACGCCAGGGAACTGGACCGCCTCCCCGGCGCGCCCGTCCTCGTCGTCACCACCCGGTACTTCTCGGAGGGCCGCACCGCCATCGCGTCGGTCGCGACCTACCGTGCCGACACCTGCCGGCTGACCTTCGGCGACTCGGGCGACCTGGAGATCCGGCACGACGGCCGGCGCCGCGCCTCCTGA
- a CDS encoding ABC transporter permease codes for MPIIAVIHSEWIKIRSLRSSAGSLVAVFGVTVALAVLVSTTVGQAEAHNTGHDPVFGSFYAVNFGQIAAISFGATAVSSEYHGGALRISLSAVPDRKRFYAAKMTVVGALALSVGILTTFTTFLCVQLFMGRYAIGLDEPGALRATIGGGVYLALLALLAAGATALLRSGTATLSILIPFVLIASFVVGDTMGSVADYLPDRAGQLVLHQHPDGSIGPWTGLMVTAAWAASAMFAGRWATLRRDA; via the coding sequence ATGCCGATCATCGCCGTGATCCATTCGGAGTGGATCAAGATCAGATCGCTGCGGTCGTCCGCCGGTTCACTGGTGGCCGTCTTCGGTGTCACGGTCGCCCTCGCCGTACTGGTCAGTACCACGGTCGGTCAGGCCGAGGCGCACAACACGGGCCACGACCCCGTGTTCGGGTCCTTCTACGCCGTGAACTTCGGGCAGATAGCGGCCATCAGCTTCGGAGCGACCGCCGTGTCGTCCGAGTACCACGGCGGCGCCCTGCGTATCTCGCTCTCGGCTGTGCCCGATCGTAAGCGCTTCTACGCCGCCAAGATGACGGTCGTCGGCGCGCTCGCCTTGAGCGTGGGGATCCTGACGACGTTCACCACGTTCCTCTGCGTGCAGTTGTTCATGGGCAGGTACGCGATCGGCCTGGACGAGCCGGGTGCCCTGCGCGCGACGATCGGAGGCGGTGTCTACCTCGCCCTGCTCGCCCTGCTGGCCGCGGGTGCGACGGCCCTTCTACGCAGCGGTACGGCCACGTTGAGCATTCTCATACCCTTCGTCCTCATCGCCTCCTTCGTCGTGGGTGACACGATGGGAAGCGTCGCGGACTACCTGCCGGACCGGGCCGGGCAACTCGTGCTCCACCAGCACCCGGACGGATCCATCGGTCCGTGGACCGGCCTGATGGTGACGGCCGCATGGGCTGCCTCCGCCATGTTCGCCGGACGGTGGGCGACCCTACGCAGGGACGCCTGA
- a CDS encoding ROK family transcriptional regulator gives MGRLTGGDPSLLRRINSAVVLDALRGSDSPTLTDLTRITGLSRPTVEGVLEGLVASGLVMETGPGEGEARRQGRPARRFRFRAEAGHLLGVEIGPHRVAALLSGLDGRIIGAGSRDVGETACADDRLERVRTVVADVLRRTGVARSSLRAVGVGTPGIVEADGTVRLGTALPGWTGLALGERLRRSFRCPVLVENDANAAAVAEHWKGAGTDSGDIVFVLAGLSPGAGSLIGGRLHRGYGGAAGEIGALHLLGRDVTPETLLSTTGEPLHPLDEQAVAKVFAEARAGDERALAAVDRFIQRLVHDVAALVLALDPELVVVGGWAAGLDGVLAPLRDELSRYCLRPPRVELSLLGEAAVATGALRLALDHVEEQLFAVESAVAARH, from the coding sequence GTGGGCCGGCTGACCGGAGGCGACCCGTCGCTGCTGCGGCGGATCAATTCCGCGGTGGTACTCGATGCGCTGCGGGGGTCGGACTCCCCCACGCTCACCGATCTGACCCGGATCACGGGTCTGTCCCGGCCGACCGTCGAGGGCGTCCTCGAAGGGCTCGTCGCCTCCGGACTCGTCATGGAGACCGGACCCGGCGAGGGCGAGGCCCGCAGGCAGGGCCGGCCGGCACGCCGATTCCGGTTCCGTGCCGAGGCCGGGCATCTTCTGGGTGTGGAGATCGGTCCTCATCGGGTCGCCGCGCTGCTCTCGGGCCTTGACGGCCGGATCATCGGGGCCGGCTCCCGGGATGTGGGCGAGACCGCCTGCGCGGACGACCGCCTCGAACGGGTCCGCACCGTCGTCGCCGATGTACTGAGGCGGACCGGGGTCGCCAGGAGCTCGCTGCGCGCGGTCGGGGTGGGCACGCCGGGCATCGTCGAGGCGGACGGCACGGTCCGGTTGGGCACGGCGCTGCCCGGCTGGACGGGGCTGGCCTTGGGCGAGCGGCTGAGGCGGTCGTTCCGGTGCCCGGTTCTGGTGGAGAACGACGCCAACGCGGCTGCCGTGGCCGAGCACTGGAAGGGGGCGGGAACGGATTCAGGCGACATCGTCTTCGTTCTCGCGGGGCTCAGCCCCGGCGCGGGTTCGTTGATCGGCGGGCGGCTGCACCGGGGCTACGGCGGCGCGGCCGGCGAGATCGGCGCTCTGCATCTGCTCGGCAGGGACGTCACGCCGGAGACGCTCCTGTCGACGACCGGAGAGCCGCTGCATCCCTTGGACGAGCAGGCGGTGGCCAAGGTGTTCGCGGAGGCCCGGGCGGGTGACGAGCGGGCACTGGCGGCCGTCGACCGGTTCATCCAGCGGCTGGTGCACGATGTGGCGGCGCTGGTGCTCGCGCTGGACCCGGAGCTGGTGGTGGTGGGCGGTTGGGCCGCGGGGCTGGACGGTGTGCTCGCTCCGCTTCGGGACGAACTGTCCCGCTACTGTCTGCGACCGCCTCGCGTGGAGCTCTCGCTGCTCGGCGAAGCGGCTGTGGCGACGGGAGCGCTGCGGCTGGCACTCGACCATGTGGAGGAGCAACTGTTCGCCGTCGAGAGTGCGGTCGCGGCCCGGCATTGA
- a CDS encoding sensor histidine kinase — translation MSRFIRLLFRSVTYTRWLHLCIPVLAYAVWLFTFPSGPMVLVPFLFPLLLGLVPSVRTAEGLQARHMLVREERDAPHPSITVGPAASWTDRLRTVLWLETRAVLAVATAFATVRLPLLTVDLLRVAGGSAPGEDFLSPVTGPRWLYGALAPLPLLALPVVIMGLGGLVTAVARRLLGPSAAERLAALEARTELLLEHNRIARELHDSIGHALTIVVVQAGAARAAGDGEFTARAIAAIEETGRAAMDDLERVLTVLRASGGRNGPRPTLAEADRLLESARASGAQVDAAISGALDTVPGPVSREGYRILQEALTNVLRHCGPVPVQVNVTVMDRSLKMEVTNPLSATVSRPRGGSGLRGIRERAALLGGEARSGPHEEGWRVHVQLPLDGIR, via the coding sequence ATGTCCCGATTCATCCGGCTCCTTTTCCGGTCGGTCACATACACCCGTTGGCTGCACCTGTGCATACCGGTGCTGGCCTACGCGGTGTGGCTGTTCACGTTCCCTTCCGGACCGATGGTCCTCGTTCCGTTCCTGTTCCCGTTGCTGCTCGGGCTCGTTCCCTCAGTCCGCACGGCCGAGGGGCTGCAGGCACGGCATATGCTCGTGCGCGAGGAGCGGGACGCTCCGCATCCCAGCATCACCGTCGGTCCGGCCGCGTCCTGGACGGACCGGTTGCGGACGGTGCTGTGGCTGGAGACACGGGCGGTACTCGCGGTGGCAACGGCCTTCGCCACGGTGCGGCTTCCCCTGCTCACGGTGGATCTGCTCCGGGTCGCCGGCGGATCTGCGCCGGGCGAGGACTTCCTCTCGCCCGTCACCGGACCGCGTTGGCTGTACGGGGCGCTGGCCCCGCTGCCGCTTCTGGCGCTGCCGGTGGTGATCATGGGGCTGGGCGGACTGGTCACGGCCGTCGCCCGCCGGCTGCTCGGGCCGTCCGCGGCCGAGCGGCTGGCCGCGCTCGAAGCCCGTACCGAACTGCTGCTTGAACACAATCGGATCGCCAGGGAGCTGCACGACTCGATCGGGCACGCGCTGACGATCGTCGTGGTGCAGGCCGGGGCCGCCCGGGCTGCCGGAGACGGCGAGTTCACCGCACGCGCAATCGCGGCGATCGAGGAGACGGGCCGTGCCGCCATGGACGATCTCGAGCGCGTACTGACGGTCCTCCGCGCATCAGGAGGGAGGAACGGTCCGCGGCCCACGCTTGCAGAAGCCGATCGTCTGTTGGAGTCGGCCCGCGCCTCGGGGGCACAGGTGGACGCCGCGATCTCGGGGGCCCTGGATACCGTGCCCGGGCCGGTGTCGCGCGAGGGTTACCGCATCCTCCAGGAGGCGCTGACGAACGTCCTGCGCCATTGCGGTCCGGTTCCTGTCCAGGTGAATGTGACAGTCATGGACCGGAGTCTGAAGATGGAGGTGACCAACCCGCTTTCTGCCACAGTCAGTAGGCCGAGAGGCGGCAGCGGTCTGCGGGGCATACGCGAGCGGGCGGCACTGCTCGGTGGAGAAGCGCGCTCAGGCCCGCACGAAGAGGGCTGGAGGGTCCACGTTCAGCTTCCGTTGGACGGAATACGCTGA
- a CDS encoding response regulator transcription factor, whose protein sequence is MSVSVLLVDDEPLVRTGLRAVLEAQPDITVIGEAADGAAVLPMVRSLRPDVVAMDVRMPLLDGIEATRVVLRGVPEPPRILIITTFENDQYVYEALRAGADGFLLKRARPAEIVHAVRLVAEGESLLFPAAVRSLAAEYGNSAARAAMEKAGLTEREGTVLRLMTRGMSNAEIATELMVGTETVKTHVSAVLSKLGARDRTQAVIAAYESGFVAPA, encoded by the coding sequence ATGTCCGTGAGCGTTCTCCTGGTCGACGACGAGCCCCTGGTGCGTACGGGACTGCGCGCGGTCCTCGAAGCACAGCCCGACATCACCGTCATCGGTGAGGCGGCCGACGGAGCGGCCGTGCTGCCCATGGTGCGGAGCCTGCGTCCCGACGTCGTGGCCATGGATGTCCGGATGCCGCTCCTCGACGGCATCGAGGCGACACGCGTGGTGCTCCGAGGCGTACCAGAGCCGCCGAGGATCCTGATCATCACGACCTTCGAGAACGACCAGTACGTGTATGAAGCGCTACGGGCGGGAGCGGACGGCTTCCTCCTCAAACGCGCCCGGCCGGCGGAGATCGTGCACGCGGTGCGCCTGGTCGCCGAGGGAGAGTCTCTGTTGTTCCCGGCCGCGGTGCGCTCCCTCGCGGCCGAATACGGCAACAGCGCGGCACGCGCGGCGATGGAGAAGGCAGGGCTGACGGAGCGGGAGGGCACAGTGCTGCGGCTGATGACACGGGGCATGTCCAATGCGGAGATCGCCACGGAGCTGATGGTGGGGACGGAGACAGTGAAGACCCATGTCAGCGCCGTGCTGTCGAAGTTGGGCGCCCGGGACCGCACCCAGGCGGTGATCGCGGCGTACGAGTCCGGTTTCGTCGCCCCGGCCTGA
- a CDS encoding enoyl-CoA hydratase/isomerase family protein: protein MHPDTRPDGVPGRDGTRDASHQGTVETLLHGEIAVLTLRREAKLNALSTHMEAALLDALGGEQVANSRAVVVTGGPSVFSSGADTTELQAMTPETIAAYYRSTGSVYEKFAALRQPTVAAISGFCLGGGLELALAADIRVADSTAVFGLPEVGIGILPSSGGVTRLVRAVGPARTRDLVLRCRRMDAAEAYAWGLLSEVTQPGVACLDRALEIAAEMAVHPPAAASVAKQVIAAATDAPRESALLLEQLGYAALNGMG, encoded by the coding sequence ATGCATCCCGACACCCGCCCCGACGGCGTACCGGGCAGGGACGGAACCCGCGACGCGTCCCATCAGGGCACCGTCGAAACCCTGCTGCACGGTGAGATCGCCGTGCTGACGCTTCGCCGCGAGGCGAAGCTGAACGCCCTCTCCACGCACATGGAAGCGGCCCTGCTCGATGCCTTGGGCGGCGAGCAGGTGGCCAACAGCCGCGCCGTGGTGGTGACCGGAGGGCCAAGCGTCTTCTCCAGTGGCGCCGACACCACCGAACTCCAGGCGATGACCCCGGAGACCATCGCCGCGTACTACCGCTCGACCGGCTCCGTGTACGAGAAGTTCGCCGCCCTTCGCCAGCCGACGGTCGCCGCGATCTCCGGCTTCTGCCTCGGAGGCGGGCTGGAACTCGCCCTGGCCGCCGACATCCGCGTCGCTGACTCGACGGCCGTGTTCGGGCTGCCGGAAGTGGGGATCGGCATCCTGCCCAGCTCCGGCGGCGTGACACGGCTGGTCCGGGCCGTGGGACCGGCGCGGACACGCGATCTGGTGCTGCGATGCCGACGGATGGACGCCGCTGAGGCATACGCCTGGGGCCTGCTGAGCGAGGTCACCCAGCCAGGCGTCGCGTGCCTGGACCGGGCGCTGGAGATCGCCGCGGAGATGGCCGTGCACCCGCCGGCGGCGGCTTCGGTGGCCAAACAGGTGATCGCAGCGGCCACCGACGCACCCCGTGAGAGCGCACTGCTCCTTGAACAACTGGGGTACGCCGCGCTGAACGGGATGGGCTGA
- a CDS encoding RNA polymerase sigma-70 factor, with product MAGDTATDVFETHRSMLTGVAYRMLGRFADAEDVVQEAWLRWSAADRSDVREPRGYLVRVTTRLAVDRLRQAQSRREAYVGPWLPEPIATHFGTTVPDSAERAELTESVSLAVLVVLESLSPLERAVFVLREAFGFPYGEIAATLDRSEAAVRQLAGRARRHVDERKPRYDVDPAERRDLTERFLAAASGGDLEALLGLLAPDVRLVGDSGGKAKAPLRVMESADKVGRFLFAVAQQPVPGAEFRILELNGAPGLLVLAEGKPDAVVQIEVRDGRIQCVYIVRNPDKLTALTA from the coding sequence GTGGCAGGCGATACGGCGACCGATGTCTTCGAGACGCACCGCTCCATGCTGACGGGAGTGGCCTACCGCATGCTGGGCCGCTTCGCCGACGCTGAGGACGTCGTCCAGGAGGCATGGCTGCGGTGGTCCGCGGCGGATCGTTCCGACGTCCGCGAGCCCCGCGGGTACCTCGTGCGGGTCACCACCCGGCTCGCCGTCGACCGGCTGCGGCAGGCCCAGTCGCGCCGTGAGGCCTATGTGGGGCCCTGGCTGCCCGAGCCCATCGCCACCCATTTCGGGACCACCGTCCCCGACTCCGCCGAGCGCGCCGAACTGACGGAGTCCGTCTCGCTTGCCGTGCTCGTGGTGCTGGAGTCCCTGTCGCCCCTGGAACGCGCGGTCTTCGTCCTGAGGGAGGCCTTCGGCTTCCCCTACGGCGAGATCGCCGCGACCCTCGACCGCAGCGAGGCGGCCGTACGGCAACTCGCGGGGCGCGCCAGGCGCCATGTCGACGAGCGCAAGCCGCGGTACGACGTGGACCCGGCCGAGCGCCGCGATCTGACCGAGCGTTTCCTCGCCGCGGCGTCCGGCGGTGATCTCGAGGCGCTGCTCGGCCTGCTCGCCCCCGATGTCCGGCTCGTCGGCGACAGCGGCGGGAAAGCGAAGGCCCCGCTGCGCGTCATGGAGTCCGCCGACAAGGTGGGGCGCTTCCTGTTCGCCGTGGCCCAGCAGCCCGTCCCCGGCGCCGAGTTCCGGATCCTCGAACTCAACGGTGCCCCGGGCCTGCTGGTACTGGCCGAGGGGAAGCCGGACGCCGTCGTCCAGATCGAGGTCAGGGACGGACGCATCCAGTGCGTCTACATCGTCCGCAACCCCGACAAGCTCACCGCGCTCACGGCGTAG
- a CDS encoding aromatic ring-hydroxylating oxygenase subunit alpha: MRTTLPGTDYHDPAVFELDREAIFFRSWICVGRTEDLLEAGQWITVDVVGESVLIARGEDDVLRAFYNVCRHRGSRLCDGASGRVRSAFSCPYHAWSYTLDGRLRGTPNVDRTEVVREDHSLWPVHVDTWNGFVFVNLDRGTPASLRSELAKSDGVLDLERFDIAALRRGFRTTHEVQANWKILVSNYNECLHCPTVHPELVDLVPAFRSGSVFEEGRGDGGVSLADGRNSVADEPDTKLLPIPGMTGEAATSYYGALVFPAMFLDVSGCEAIASMIQPTGPTSSRIVTDYLFHPDSVSSEDFDPGPVVRFNELVAQQDNAVCERAQKGVMSRAFVHGVYPEKDAEVYEFDLRYRQLRDAVDAAPRC, translated from the coding sequence GTGCGAACGACCCTGCCCGGAACCGACTACCATGACCCGGCGGTATTCGAACTCGACCGGGAGGCCATATTCTTCAGGTCCTGGATCTGCGTGGGTCGCACTGAGGACCTCCTCGAAGCGGGACAGTGGATCACGGTCGACGTCGTGGGTGAGAGCGTTCTCATAGCGCGCGGCGAAGACGACGTGCTCCGGGCCTTCTACAACGTGTGCCGCCACAGAGGATCCCGGTTGTGCGACGGAGCTTCCGGCCGTGTGAGGTCTGCCTTCAGTTGTCCCTACCACGCTTGGAGCTACACGCTCGACGGAAGACTGCGGGGCACTCCGAACGTCGACCGCACCGAAGTCGTACGCGAGGACCACAGCCTCTGGCCGGTGCACGTCGACACCTGGAACGGGTTCGTCTTCGTCAATCTCGACAGAGGCACACCGGCGTCCCTCCGCTCGGAACTGGCGAAGAGCGACGGAGTCCTCGATCTCGAGCGGTTCGACATAGCCGCCCTCCGGCGAGGATTCCGTACAACACACGAAGTCCAGGCCAACTGGAAGATCCTGGTCTCCAATTACAACGAGTGTCTCCACTGCCCCACCGTGCACCCGGAACTGGTGGACCTGGTACCGGCCTTTCGTTCGGGATCCGTCTTCGAGGAAGGAAGAGGCGATGGCGGCGTCTCCCTGGCCGACGGGAGGAACAGTGTCGCTGACGAGCCGGACACGAAGCTCCTTCCGATCCCGGGTATGACCGGAGAAGCGGCTACTTCGTACTACGGCGCCCTCGTGTTCCCGGCCATGTTCCTGGACGTCAGTGGATGCGAAGCCATCGCCAGCATGATCCAGCCGACCGGCCCCACGAGCAGCAGGATCGTCACGGATTATCTGTTCCACCCAGACAGTGTGAGCAGCGAGGACTTCGACCCCGGTCCCGTCGTCAGATTCAACGAGCTGGTGGCGCAGCAGGACAACGCGGTGTGCGAGCGTGCCCAGAAAGGCGTCATGTCGAGGGCTTTCGTGCATGGCGTCTACCCTGAGAAGGACGCGGAGGTGTACGAGTTCGACCTTCGCTACAGGCAACTTCGCGACGCCGTCGACGCTGCGCCGCGTTGTTGA